The Bacteroidota bacterium genome includes a region encoding these proteins:
- a CDS encoding tyrosine--tRNA ligase, with the protein MKNFVEELRWRGMLSDLMPGTEEFLNKGMAKGYIGFDPTADSMGVGNMVQIMTLLHFQQCGHKPIALIGGATGMVGDPSGKSAERNLLDEETLNHNIACQKKQLEKFLNFNDAENSAELVNNYDWMKDISFLDFLREVGKYLTVSYMMAKDSVQTRLEKGISFTEFTYQLVQGYDFYYLWKNKNVQLQMGGSDQWGNITTGNELIRRKGNGEAFAICTPLIKKADGTKFGKTESGNIWLDANKTSPYKFYQFWMNASDADAENYIKIFTLHAREFIEDIISRHQLEPHTRLLQKELAKDITIRVHGEENYNNAVSASELLFRKSTKDDFEKLSEGLLLDALEGAPQSIVAADLFENGVSFSELITTHTSILASKGEYKRAIQENALSINKEKISDSEYQITKNDLIKGKFLLLQKGKKNYYLIIAQ; encoded by the coding sequence ATGAAAAATTTCGTAGAGGAACTTCGTTGGCGGGGGATGTTATCTGATCTAATGCCTGGAACGGAGGAGTTTTTAAATAAGGGAATGGCGAAGGGATATATAGGTTTTGATCCCACGGCCGATAGTATGGGTGTTGGGAATATGGTGCAGATCATGACGCTTTTACATTTTCAACAATGCGGTCATAAACCAATTGCGCTTATTGGTGGAGCAACAGGCATGGTTGGTGATCCTTCGGGAAAAAGTGCAGAGCGCAATTTATTGGATGAAGAAACATTAAATCATAATATCGCTTGTCAGAAAAAACAACTCGAAAAATTTTTGAATTTTAATGATGCAGAAAATTCGGCCGAACTCGTAAATAATTACGATTGGATGAAGGATATTTCTTTTCTCGATTTTTTGCGTGAGGTGGGAAAATATCTCACGGTGAGTTATATGATGGCGAAAGATTCGGTGCAAACACGTTTGGAAAAAGGAATTTCTTTTACGGAGTTTACCTATCAATTGGTACAAGGTTACGATTTTTATTATTTATGGAAAAATAAAAATGTGCAACTTCAAATGGGTGGCAGCGATCAATGGGGAAATATTACCACCGGCAATGAATTAATTCGCAGAAAAGGAAATGGCGAAGCATTTGCAATTTGCACTCCTCTCATTAAAAAAGCCGACGGCACTAAATTCGGAAAAACGGAAAGCGGAAATATCTGGTTGGATGCCAATAAAACATCTCCCTATAAATTTTACCAGTTCTGGATGAATGCCAGTGATGCTGACGCTGAAAATTATATTAAAATATTTACTTTACATGCACGTGAATTTATTGAAGATATTATTTCCCGTCATCAACTGGAACCCCATACACGATTATTACAAAAAGAACTTGCAAAGGATATCACCATTCGTGTACACGGGGAAGAAAATTATAACAACGCTGTTTCTGCAAGCGAATTATTATTCAGAAAATCAACAAAAGACGATTTCGAAAAACTGTCGGAAGGCTTGCTGTTAGACGCTTTGGAAGGTGCGCCGCAATCTATTGTTGCAGCAGATCTTTTTGAAAATGGTGTTTCCTTTTCCGAATTAATTACAACACATACATCAATACTTGCCTCCAAAGGCGAATACAAAAGAGCGATTCAAGAAAATGCATTAAGCATCAACAAAGAAAAAATTTCTGACTCCGAATATCAAATTACCAAAAACGATCTCATAAAAGGAAAATTTTTATTACTGCAAAAAGGAAAGAAAAATTATTACCTCATCATTGCACAATAA
- a CDS encoding T9SS type A sorting domain-containing protein, translated as MKTIFSFFLAAFCYVGLQSQTVFKDVTAIQFGDSILVDWTLTGGNTCYDMYLKRAEDGITFENIFSVSGVCGGSTDQYYNFIDSEGLKSGTTYSYKITASNGTLESETVHIQYINAGDVQIFVYPNPTTSDINITIDNKYTPRFLVEFYGADGQLISKSMQYENLFTLNTDQMSANPYLIKITTEDGIVFGQKIIVQ; from the coding sequence ATGAAAACAATCTTCTCTTTTTTCCTTGCTGCTTTCTGCTATGTTGGATTGCAGTCACAAACGGTTTTTAAAGATGTTACAGCTATTCAGTTTGGGGATAGTATATTAGTGGACTGGACACTTACGGGCGGAAATACTTGTTACGACATGTATCTGAAGCGGGCGGAGGATGGGATAACCTTTGAAAATATTTTTTCGGTGAGCGGTGTTTGTGGTGGATCAACGGATCAATATTATAATTTTATTGATAGTGAAGGGTTGAAATCCGGAACAACCTATTCCTATAAAATTACCGCATCAAATGGAACGCTTGAAAGTGAAACAGTGCATATTCAATATATCAACGCCGGAGATGTGCAGATTTTTGTGTACCCCAATCCTACCACCTCTGATATAAATATTACTATTGATAATAAATATACTCCAAGATTTCTAGTGGAATTTTATGGCGCCGATGGACAACTTATTTCCAAGTCCATGCAATACGAAAATCTTTTCACCCTCAATACCGACCAGATGTCAGCGAACCCCTATTTAATTAAAATTACTACAGAAGACGGAATAGTTTTCGGACAAAAAATAATTGTGCAGTAA